A genomic segment from Pediococcus acidilactici encodes:
- a CDS encoding methyltransferase domain-containing protein: MLDNAMQYSHRLLAEIVQPGDQVVDATMGNGHDTLFLANLVKPQGKVFSFDIQAAALSATKARLEEQLPDHQHVQLIQDSHDQLTQYVEGSISGAIFNLGYLPGGDKQIITHSASTIAAVQQCLQLLKVGGRVVLVCYYGHPGGAAELTKLLDFTTNLDQHQFTCLRYEFINQVHQPPILLAIERRK; encoded by the coding sequence ATGCTTGATAACGCAATGCAATACAGCCACCGGTTGTTGGCAGAAATTGTGCAACCTGGCGATCAAGTCGTTGACGCAACCATGGGCAACGGCCATGACACCCTCTTTTTGGCTAACTTAGTAAAGCCACAAGGAAAGGTGTTTAGCTTTGACATCCAAGCAGCAGCCCTATCAGCGACGAAAGCGCGGTTAGAAGAACAGTTACCTGACCACCAACACGTACAACTGATCCAGGATAGTCACGACCAACTAACACAATACGTGGAGGGATCGATTTCCGGTGCCATCTTTAACCTCGGCTACCTCCCCGGTGGCGACAAGCAAATTATCACCCACTCGGCTTCTACCATTGCGGCGGTGCAACAGTGCTTACAATTGCTGAAAGTGGGTGGACGAGTAGTCTTAGTTTGTTACTACGGCCATCCCGGGGGCGCCGCTGAGTTAACTAAGCTCCTTGATTTCACTACTAATTTAGACCAACACCAGTTCACCTGTTTGCGCTACGAGTTTATCAATCAAGTGCACCAACCGCCAATTTTATTGGCAATTGAACGCCGAAAATAA
- a CDS encoding phosphatase PAP2 family protein, producing MRFKKFGWLILNWLPLLGLLTLVISVSNHWGWIHTYDRYLQKIIHGWQSSGLTPLVKIYTQLGNAKPFIFISIVILGMLLWRGYDRLAAFFLANVVLGNAINHLIKLWIQRPRPHFRLITIGGYSFPSGHSVAAMLLFGSLVFITSQTVRSTKWRIVWSLLCIIMMLLLGLSRVYLNVHYPSDVTAGLLLGLVILQATHWIFYRKKESQYA from the coding sequence ATGCGATTTAAAAAGTTTGGTTGGTTAATTTTAAACTGGTTACCTCTACTAGGCCTGCTGACCTTAGTCATCTCGGTCAGCAACCATTGGGGTTGGATACATACATACGACCGTTACCTACAAAAAATCATTCACGGATGGCAAAGTTCGGGGTTAACCCCCTTAGTTAAAATCTATACCCAATTGGGGAACGCAAAACCCTTTATTTTTATCAGTATCGTAATCTTAGGAATGCTGCTATGGCGGGGATATGACCGCTTAGCCGCCTTCTTCCTTGCGAACGTGGTGCTCGGCAACGCAATCAACCACCTGATTAAACTCTGGATCCAACGCCCCCGACCACATTTTCGTTTAATCACGATTGGGGGGTATAGTTTTCCTAGTGGGCATTCGGTGGCCGCGATGTTGCTATTTGGCAGTTTGGTTTTCATCACTAGCCAAACGGTTCGTTCCACTAAGTGGCGAATTGTTTGGAGCTTACTTTGCATAATTATGATGCTTCTTTTGGGACTGTCACGAGTTTACCTGAACGTCCATTACCCTAGCGACGTAACGGCTGGATTATTACTAGGGTTGGTGATTTTACAAGCCACCCACTGGATATTTTATCGAAAGAAGGAATCCCAATATGCTTGA
- the leuS gene encoding leucine--tRNA ligase encodes MAYNHKEIEPKWQHYWQKHETFKTVESEQKPKYYALDMFPYPSGQGLHVGHPEGYTATDIMSRMKRMQGYKVLHPMGWDAFGLPAEQYAMKTGNNPKDFTAHNIKNFKRQIQSLGFSYDWSREVNTTDPEYYKWTQWIFEQLYKKGLAYEKETLVNWAPDLMGGTVVANEEVVNGKTERGGFPVYRKPMKQWILKITAYADRLIDDLDLVDWPDSIKEMQKNWIGRSIGASVFFDVEDSDQKIEIFTTRADTLYGATYLVISPEHPLVDQLTTLESKAAVEEYKQAVATKSDLERTDLNKDKTGVFTGSYAVNPVNGKKIPIWIADYVLASYGTGAVMAVPAHDPRDYEFAKKFKIDIISVIEGGSDGELYTGDGPHINSGFLDGLNKQEAIDKMLDWLEEHGAGHKKVNYRLRDWVFSRQRYWGEPIPVIHWEDGETTLVPEDELPLRLPATDNIKPSGTGESPLANLEDWLNVVDENGRKGRRETNTMPQWAGSSWYFLRYVDPKNQNKIADEDLLKEWLPVDLYVGGAEHAVLHLLYARFWHKVLYDLGVVPTKEPFQKLVNQGMILGSNHEKMSKSKGNVVNPDDIVERFGADTLRLYEMFMGPLTESVAWSEEGLNGSRKWIERVWRLMIDENNHLRDRITMINDHKLDMVYNQTVKKVTEDYENMRFNTAISQMMVFVNEAYKADALPMVYMEGLVKLLSPIIPHVAEEIWQIMGHDETITYEAWPTYDESKLVQDTVQVILQVNGKVRSKVEVEKDLDQAELEKIALADERIQQWTAEKDIKKVIVIPNKIVNIVAK; translated from the coding sequence ATGGCTTACAATCATAAAGAAATTGAACCTAAGTGGCAACACTATTGGCAAAAACACGAGACTTTTAAAACGGTTGAAAGTGAACAAAAGCCGAAGTACTACGCTTTAGATATGTTCCCATACCCATCTGGACAAGGACTGCACGTGGGCCATCCTGAAGGCTATACTGCTACAGATATTATGTCCCGGATGAAGCGGATGCAAGGATACAAGGTATTACATCCAATGGGTTGGGATGCCTTTGGATTACCGGCTGAACAATACGCAATGAAGACGGGGAACAATCCGAAGGACTTTACCGCACACAATATTAAGAACTTTAAACGCCAAATCCAGTCCCTTGGCTTTTCATACGATTGGTCCCGGGAAGTTAACACGACCGATCCTGAATATTACAAGTGGACCCAATGGATTTTTGAACAACTTTATAAAAAGGGATTAGCCTACGAAAAAGAAACGTTGGTTAACTGGGCTCCCGATTTAATGGGTGGTACGGTCGTTGCTAACGAAGAAGTGGTAAACGGAAAGACTGAACGCGGTGGTTTCCCAGTTTACCGGAAACCAATGAAACAATGGATCTTAAAAATTACGGCTTACGCAGACCGGCTGATCGATGACCTAGATTTAGTAGATTGGCCTGACAGCATCAAAGAAATGCAAAAAAACTGGATTGGTCGTTCGATTGGGGCCAGCGTTTTCTTTGATGTTGAAGATAGTGACCAAAAGATCGAAATCTTTACCACCCGTGCCGACACTTTGTATGGGGCAACTTACTTAGTTATCTCACCAGAACATCCGCTAGTTGACCAATTGACTACGCTGGAAAGCAAGGCAGCGGTTGAAGAATACAAGCAAGCGGTCGCGACTAAATCCGACTTGGAACGGACCGATTTGAATAAGGATAAAACCGGGGTCTTCACTGGTAGTTACGCAGTTAACCCAGTTAACGGCAAGAAGATTCCAATTTGGATTGCGGACTACGTATTGGCTTCGTACGGTACTGGAGCGGTGATGGCGGTTCCTGCTCACGATCCTCGGGATTATGAATTTGCAAAGAAGTTTAAAATTGACATCATCTCAGTTATTGAAGGTGGTTCGGATGGGGAACTGTATACCGGCGATGGCCCACACATTAATTCTGGTTTCTTAGATGGTTTAAACAAACAAGAAGCCATCGATAAAATGTTGGATTGGTTAGAAGAACACGGAGCTGGTCATAAAAAGGTTAACTACCGGTTACGCGACTGGGTCTTTTCTCGGCAACGTTACTGGGGAGAACCAATTCCGGTAATTCATTGGGAAGACGGCGAAACTACGCTGGTTCCTGAAGATGAACTTCCGTTACGGTTACCAGCTACGGACAACATCAAACCTTCTGGTACGGGTGAAAGCCCACTTGCTAACCTAGAGGATTGGTTGAACGTGGTTGACGAAAATGGGCGAAAAGGCCGGCGGGAAACCAACACCATGCCACAATGGGCAGGTAGTTCTTGGTATTTCTTACGTTACGTGGACCCTAAGAACCAAAACAAGATTGCCGACGAAGATTTGCTTAAGGAATGGTTGCCGGTAGACTTGTACGTTGGTGGTGCAGAACATGCAGTACTTCACTTGCTATACGCACGGTTCTGGCACAAGGTCCTTTATGATCTTGGGGTAGTACCAACTAAGGAACCGTTCCAAAAACTAGTTAACCAAGGGATGATTTTGGGAAGCAACCACGAAAAAATGTCTAAGTCCAAAGGCAACGTGGTTAACCCAGATGATATCGTAGAACGGTTTGGTGCAGATACTTTACGACTTTATGAAATGTTCATGGGACCGTTGACCGAATCCGTGGCTTGGAGTGAAGAAGGCTTAAACGGTAGTCGGAAGTGGATCGAACGGGTTTGGCGGCTAATGATTGACGAAAATAATCATTTGCGGGACCGGATTACCATGATCAACGACCACAAATTGGACATGGTTTACAACCAAACGGTTAAGAAGGTTACGGAAGACTACGAAAACATGCGCTTTAACACCGCAATTTCGCAAATGATGGTCTTCGTTAACGAAGCTTACAAGGCAGACGCGTTACCAATGGTATATATGGAAGGTCTTGTGAAGTTACTTTCGCCGATTATCCCGCACGTTGCCGAAGAAATTTGGCAAATCATGGGTCATGACGAAACGATCACTTACGAAGCATGGCCAACTTACGATGAAAGTAAGTTAGTACAAGACACCGTACAAGTAATTCTACAAGTTAACGGAAAAGTACGGAGTAAGGTGGAGGTTGAAAAGGACCTTGACCAAGCTGAATTAGAGAAAATTGCCTTAGCAGATGAACGTATCCAACAATGGACTGCGGAAAAGGACATCAAAAAGGTAATTGTCATTCCAAATAAGATCGTTAACATCGTTGCAAAATAA
- a CDS encoding MurR/RpiR family transcriptional regulator, whose translation MLIVDKIKKHKNLSDTEKKIADFLLSLGEQMDGKSTRWVAEKTFSSPATVIRLCKRLGFTGFDSFKLQFLKELEYIEKQYGKINVNFPFDKKDSMMSISNRIGSLYHETVNDTLSLLSHDNTAQAKKMISKANAIYVYSFGTALNQAESFKEKMMKIGKRVFISTNLNYQLYEASCMKENDLAIIISYSGETERALKIADICEQKNIPILSLTSVGENSLSKQSNAVLYISSKGNLFNNIADYSVHVSVNLILDIMYSLVFQNDFEENFSHKQFYSKILESKRKSSNSLLMENDETM comes from the coding sequence ATGCTCATAGTTGATAAAATAAAAAAACACAAGAATTTATCAGACACTGAAAAAAAAATCGCTGATTTTTTGCTTTCTTTAGGAGAACAAATGGATGGAAAATCCACTCGTTGGGTTGCTGAGAAGACCTTTTCTTCACCCGCTACTGTTATCCGTCTTTGCAAAAGGTTAGGATTTACTGGTTTTGACAGTTTTAAATTGCAATTCTTAAAAGAACTTGAATATATAGAAAAACAATATGGAAAAATAAATGTTAATTTTCCTTTTGATAAAAAAGATAGCATGATGTCAATTAGTAATCGAATCGGGTCATTATATCATGAAACAGTTAATGATACATTATCATTACTATCTCATGATAATACAGCTCAAGCGAAAAAGATGATTAGCAAAGCAAACGCAATATATGTATACTCTTTCGGAACTGCTTTAAATCAAGCCGAATCTTTCAAAGAGAAAATGATGAAAATTGGTAAACGCGTATTTATTTCAACAAATTTAAATTATCAGTTGTACGAAGCAAGTTGTATGAAAGAAAACGATCTTGCTATTATAATTTCATATTCAGGTGAGACGGAAAGAGCTTTAAAAATAGCCGATATTTGCGAGCAAAAAAATATCCCAATATTATCACTTACTTCTGTCGGAGAAAATAGTTTAAGTAAACAATCTAACGCAGTACTGTATATATCTTCAAAAGGAAATCTATTTAATAATATAGCTGATTATAGTGTTCATGTATCGGTAAATTTAATTCTAGATATTATGTATTCTTTAGTTTTCCAAAACGATTTTGAAGAAAATTTTTCTCACAAACAATTTTATTCTAAAATATTAGAAAGCAAAAGAAAGTCGTCGAATTCTTTACTAATGGAAAATGATGAAACAATGTAA
- a CDS encoding 6-phospho-beta-glucosidase: protein MKLRKNFLWGGATAANQYEGGYLEDGKGLSIADVEKGAAHGKTRKIHPKIEEGEFYPSHEAVDFYHRYKEDIKLFAEMGFKCFRLSISWPRIFPNGDEETPNEAGLDFYDKIFAELEKYNIEPIVTLSHYETPLHLVKEYGSWRNKKLISFFEKYCQVVFERYKNKVKYWITFNEINETMNQKEPYHQAGILFEKGENRSKTILQVSHNMMIASAKAVILGHKINPDFKIGCMLQYPMTYGKTCSPKDQLAKKLFMMPDFYYGDVMCKGCYTNTCTAQWQRMNEKLDVSAEDKEILFKGRVDYISFSYYFSSVVTLNPNGRPKIAGKNPFLPKTDWDWTIDPVGLRLSLNELYDRYQLPLFIVENGLGAVDQPDKNGRIKDTYRIEFLKEHIKEMIKAVEVDHVDVIGYTTWGCIDIVSVGTGEMKKRYGFIYVDKDDEGHGSLNRTKKDSFYWYKDVIATNGEIVK from the coding sequence TTGAAATTAAGAAAGAATTTTTTGTGGGGTGGAGCTACAGCTGCCAATCAATATGAAGGCGGTTACCTAGAGGACGGTAAAGGATTAAGCATAGCTGATGTTGAAAAAGGAGCAGCCCACGGAAAAACAAGAAAAATTCATCCAAAAATTGAAGAAGGAGAATTTTATCCGAGCCATGAAGCAGTTGATTTTTATCATCGATATAAAGAAGATATTAAATTGTTTGCTGAAATGGGCTTTAAATGCTTTAGATTATCAATATCTTGGCCAAGAATATTCCCTAATGGAGATGAAGAAACACCAAACGAAGCTGGATTGGATTTTTACGACAAAATATTTGCAGAATTAGAAAAATATAATATTGAGCCCATTGTTACGTTATCTCATTACGAGACCCCACTACATTTAGTGAAAGAGTACGGTTCTTGGCGAAACAAAAAATTGATTTCCTTTTTCGAAAAGTATTGTCAAGTTGTTTTTGAACGCTATAAAAACAAGGTAAAGTATTGGATTACATTTAATGAAATTAATGAAACTATGAATCAAAAAGAACCTTATCACCAAGCAGGAATCCTTTTCGAAAAGGGTGAAAATCGTTCTAAAACAATTTTACAAGTAAGTCATAATATGATGATTGCAAGCGCTAAAGCAGTAATTTTAGGGCATAAAATTAATCCTGATTTTAAAATTGGATGTATGCTTCAGTACCCTATGACTTACGGAAAGACTTGTAGTCCTAAGGACCAATTAGCTAAGAAATTATTCATGATGCCTGATTTTTACTATGGGGATGTGATGTGCAAAGGATGCTATACAAATACATGTACTGCTCAATGGCAACGAATGAATGAGAAGTTGGATGTTTCTGCTGAAGATAAAGAAATACTTTTTAAAGGTAGGGTTGACTACATTTCATTCAGTTATTATTTTTCTAGCGTTGTTACTTTAAATCCTAATGGAAGACCTAAGATAGCGGGAAAGAATCCCTTTCTTCCAAAGACTGATTGGGATTGGACTATTGATCCAGTGGGACTGAGATTATCCTTGAATGAACTGTACGATCGATATCAATTGCCATTATTTATCGTAGAAAATGGGCTGGGAGCAGTTGATCAACCTGACAAAAATGGACGAATAAAAGACACCTATCGAATTGAATTTTTGAAAGAGCATATCAAAGAAATGATTAAAGCAGTAGAAGTTGATCATGTAGATGTGATCGGTTACACGACTTGGGGATGCATTGACATTGTATCAGTTGGAACTGGAGAGATGAAAAAAAGGTATGGTTTCATTTATGTAGACAAAGATGATGAAGGGCACGGAAGCCTAAATAGAACGAAAAAAGATTCATTTTATTGGTACAAAGATGTTATTGCTACCAACGGAGAAATTGTTAAGTAA
- a CDS encoding PTS sugar transporter subunit IIB, with the protein MKTIMLACAAGMSTSLLVTKMENAAKEMKIDVDIFAKPVSEIDLTLKDRKVDCLLLGPQVSFMQSELRKKLEKLGIPVETIDMTAYGMMDGEKVLKQALKS; encoded by the coding sequence ATGAAAACGATTATGTTAGCTTGTGCAGCAGGAATGAGTACTAGTTTATTAGTAACTAAAATGGAGAATGCAGCAAAGGAAATGAAGATTGACGTAGATATTTTTGCAAAACCTGTCTCAGAAATTGATTTAACTTTGAAAGATAGAAAAGTTGACTGCTTGTTACTCGGTCCTCAAGTTAGTTTTATGCAAAGCGAATTACGTAAGAAGTTGGAAAAATTAGGAATACCAGTAGAAACGATTGATATGACTGCTTATGGGATGATGGACGGGGAAAAGGTATTAAAACAAGCACTGAAGAGTTAA
- a CDS encoding PTS lactose/cellobiose transporter subunit IIA — MEEYYEAAFQIISNVGMAKSLAVEAMYAAKEKKFDLAKQKLAESNKFFVKGHKYHNDFVKKEANGEKLVYTMIFMHAEDQLMSVETITILAKEIIDLHKTKS, encoded by the coding sequence ATGGAAGAATATTATGAAGCCGCATTTCAAATAATTAGCAATGTCGGAATGGCGAAAAGTTTAGCAGTAGAGGCTATGTATGCAGCTAAAGAAAAGAAATTTGATTTAGCTAAACAAAAATTAGCCGAGTCAAATAAATTTTTTGTAAAGGGACATAAATACCACAATGATTTTGTAAAAAAAGAAGCAAATGGAGAAAAATTAGTCTATACAATGATTTTTATGCATGCAGAAGACCAGCTAATGAGTGTAGAAACTATTACAATTCTTGCAAAAGAAATTATTGATTTGCATAAAACTAAATCGTAA
- the celB gene encoding PTS cellobiose transporter subunit IIC, with product MNKVTVFLQEKIMPRANKISNERHLAALRDAMVLTLPFIIIGSIFLILASFPIPAYTNFLSQHEEIKNALMLPFNATFNIVALIVTFGLGYRLAESYNVDPLASGCIALASYFLVTPSFSTTINKVVVNGINTNYFTSQGLFVGLLVAIVSTEIYRIIVQKNLTIKMPDGVPPTVAKSFTAVIPGFLVVLIIWIIRLLIENFTEFDSIHSIIQTILEQPLTHLGTSLGGTIVVFLIINLLWCIGLHGSIIANSVMLPIWLQLTSENATALAAGEPVKNIVSAEFRYLIFVGGSGATLGLVIAMVFFAKSKQLKQLGRLSIGPGFFGINEPVLFGFPIVFNPIMWIPFLIMPIVTVLITYLSMQMGIVAKPIGVLPPGTTPPIISGYLMTGNISGAILQLVILVLSFAIYFPFFKLADAQKVKEELAATENNLLSR from the coding sequence ATGAACAAAGTTACTGTGTTTTTGCAAGAGAAGATCATGCCCAGAGCAAATAAGATATCTAATGAACGACATTTAGCTGCACTTCGTGATGCAATGGTCTTGACGCTTCCTTTTATAATTATAGGCTCAATATTTCTGATTTTAGCAAGTTTTCCTATTCCCGCTTATACGAATTTTTTGAGTCAACATGAAGAAATAAAAAATGCGCTCATGCTACCCTTTAATGCAACTTTCAATATTGTTGCTTTGATAGTAACTTTTGGGCTAGGTTACCGTTTGGCTGAAAGTTATAATGTTGATCCCTTGGCGTCGGGCTGCATTGCTTTAGCATCATATTTCTTAGTAACACCTAGTTTTTCTACTACAATTAATAAAGTAGTGGTTAATGGTATTAACACAAATTATTTTACAAGCCAAGGCCTTTTTGTTGGTTTGTTAGTAGCAATCGTTTCTACTGAAATTTACCGAATTATAGTTCAAAAAAATTTAACTATAAAAATGCCAGATGGCGTGCCACCAACGGTTGCGAAGTCTTTTACCGCAGTTATTCCAGGTTTTTTGGTTGTTCTAATTATTTGGATCATTCGTCTTTTGATAGAAAACTTTACAGAGTTTGACAGCATTCATAGTATTATTCAAACCATCTTAGAGCAACCATTGACGCATTTAGGGACAAGTCTTGGTGGAACAATTGTTGTGTTTTTGATAATTAATTTACTATGGTGTATAGGTCTCCATGGTTCAATTATTGCTAATTCAGTTATGTTACCGATTTGGTTACAATTAACGTCTGAGAATGCAACAGCTTTAGCGGCCGGAGAACCAGTTAAGAATATTGTTTCAGCAGAATTCCGTTATCTGATTTTTGTTGGTGGATCTGGAGCAACATTAGGTTTAGTAATTGCTATGGTGTTTTTTGCGAAAAGCAAACAATTAAAACAATTGGGGCGTTTGAGTATTGGTCCAGGTTTTTTTGGAATAAACGAGCCTGTACTATTTGGGTTTCCAATTGTATTTAATCCGATAATGTGGATACCATTTTTAATTATGCCGATAGTGACAGTTTTAATAACATATCTGTCCATGCAAATGGGAATAGTAGCAAAGCCTATTGGTGTCCTTCCACCTGGAACCACACCCCCAATAATTTCTGGATATTTAATGACGGGAAATATCTCGGGAGCAATCTTACAGTTGGTAATTTTAGTGCTTTCCTTCGCAATATATTTTCCATTTTTCAAATTAGCAGATGCACAAAAGGTAAAAGAAGAACTCGCTGCTACTGAAAATAACTTGTTGAGTAGATAG
- a CDS encoding polysaccharide biosynthesis protein, translating into MDKPSEFDTAESQYLGSQPLRENSGNSSSKAKMLEGSAWMTAGSIFSRILGAIYIIPWVIWFGVYSDQANALYTKGYNIYSFFLIAAIAGIPSAISKQVAHYNAINEFALGQRLYKRGLLLSVGTGVVCAAILFFGAPFLNDGDPNVTTVLHALAWAVLVIPTMSLTRGFFQGYQEMGPSAVSQFIEQLARVAYMLVTAYLIMYKNHGDWVYGVAQSTFAAFIGALGGLLVLIGYFVKYRKRLRYLSQHSVNGLAISTTSLYKEIIAQAVPFIIIGSAITIFQLIDQYTFFRIMRSVSDYSATVLNNMFAIFAFNANKLVMIVISLASALAVTSVPILSEAKTRGDRAEISRQVADSILLFAFLMIPSALGMAAVAQPAYTLFYHLSDVGTAILQFNSYVAIVLGLFTVISAVMQGIGENVLAVKYFVVGMIVKFIFQFPMVAIFSAVGSLISTAIGFAVVNWLILRHINREYGLDYDKINGFIGKIITYSFGTFFIAFVVTNGLYLVMNPANKVQALIVILVAAALGGLFYVVCVLKSRLADEIIGGRAAGLRRMLKIK; encoded by the coding sequence ATGGATAAACCATCTGAATTTGATACCGCGGAATCCCAATATTTAGGCTCGCAACCGTTAAGGGAGAATAGTGGCAATTCTTCTTCCAAAGCCAAGATGCTGGAAGGATCGGCTTGGATGACGGCGGGCAGCATTTTTTCGCGGATTTTAGGTGCGATTTATATTATCCCGTGGGTAATTTGGTTCGGGGTCTATAGTGATCAAGCAAATGCTCTGTATACCAAGGGCTACAATATATATAGCTTCTTTTTGATTGCGGCGATTGCCGGAATCCCGTCCGCAATTTCCAAACAGGTGGCCCACTACAACGCAATTAACGAGTTTGCGCTAGGTCAGCGTTTGTATAAGAGGGGGTTACTACTATCGGTAGGAACCGGTGTTGTTTGCGCGGCAATTTTGTTCTTTGGGGCGCCCTTTTTAAATGATGGGGACCCAAACGTAACTACCGTGCTCCATGCCTTGGCGTGGGCCGTTTTGGTAATTCCCACGATGAGTTTGACCCGGGGATTTTTCCAGGGGTATCAGGAAATGGGTCCGTCGGCGGTATCTCAATTTATTGAGCAACTAGCGCGGGTAGCCTACATGTTGGTAACCGCGTACTTAATTATGTACAAAAATCATGGTGATTGGGTTTACGGAGTGGCCCAATCCACGTTTGCCGCCTTTATTGGTGCATTGGGCGGTTTGCTTGTGTTGATTGGGTACTTTGTTAAGTATCGCAAGCGGTTAAGATATTTATCCCAGCATAGTGTGAATGGCTTGGCAATTTCGACAACTAGTTTGTACAAAGAAATTATCGCGCAGGCAGTTCCGTTTATTATCATTGGTTCAGCAATTACAATTTTCCAATTGATTGACCAATACACCTTCTTTCGGATTATGCGGTCGGTCAGCGACTATTCGGCCACCGTTTTAAATAATATGTTTGCGATTTTTGCCTTTAACGCTAACAAATTAGTAATGATTGTAATTTCGCTGGCATCTGCGCTAGCAGTTACGTCGGTGCCAATTTTATCGGAAGCCAAGACCCGGGGAGACCGGGCGGAAATTAGTCGGCAAGTGGCGGATTCGATTTTACTGTTTGCCTTTTTGATGATTCCGTCCGCTCTAGGAATGGCGGCAGTTGCCCAACCGGCCTACACTTTGTTTTATCATCTTAGTGACGTAGGCACCGCAATTCTACAGTTCAACTCTTACGTGGCAATCGTTTTGGGATTGTTTACGGTAATTTCTGCCGTGATGCAGGGGATTGGCGAAAACGTCTTAGCCGTGAAATATTTTGTGGTGGGGATGATCGTTAAATTTATTTTTCAATTCCCAATGGTAGCCATTTTTTCAGCGGTGGGTTCGTTAATTTCGACCGCAATTGGTTTTGCCGTAGTTAATTGGTTGATCTTACGCCATATTAACCGGGAATACGGGTTAGATTATGATAAGATCAATGGCTTTATCGGGAAAATTATTACTTATTCTTTTGGGACCTTTTTCATTGCGTTTGTAGTGACCAACGGGTTGTATCTAGTGATGAATCCGGCTAATAAGGTTCAAGCGCTGATTGTGATTTTAGTGGCGGCTGCGTTAGGCGGGCTCTTTTACGTAGTCTGTGTCCTTAAAAGTCGCTTAGCTGATGAAATTATCGGCGGGCGCGCCGCGGGCTTACGAAGAATGCTTAAAATTAAGTAG
- a CDS encoding 16S rRNA pseudouridine(516) synthase, with the protein MRVDKFLHDMNVGTRSQIRKLIKEKAVFVNDVVAKSGRVKVDPVVDQVRLGEQVITYQQYFYFMMNKPLGVVTATEDRKQKTVMDLFNKVDFRKDLFPVGRLDKDTEGLLLITNNGPLAHQLLAPERHVQKTYEAVVTGQITDAAVKQFAEGIVLKDGTQLKPAELTILNYSALDEQTLVHVSLKEGKYHQVRRMFGSLGERVVSLKRISFGPLRLDDGLLPGTYRELNDEEIEKLIAE; encoded by the coding sequence GTGCGAGTTGATAAGTTTTTGCACGATATGAATGTAGGTACTCGAAGTCAGATTCGGAAATTAATTAAGGAAAAGGCCGTTTTTGTTAATGACGTGGTGGCTAAATCCGGGCGTGTGAAGGTTGACCCCGTAGTCGACCAAGTTCGCTTGGGAGAACAAGTGATTACTTATCAGCAGTACTTCTACTTTATGATGAATAAACCCCTTGGCGTGGTGACCGCTACGGAAGACCGCAAGCAAAAGACGGTGATGGATTTATTTAATAAAGTTGATTTTCGGAAGGATCTCTTTCCAGTGGGCCGCCTTGATAAGGATACTGAAGGGTTATTACTGATTACCAATAACGGTCCGTTAGCTCACCAACTGTTAGCACCCGAACGACACGTCCAAAAAACTTACGAAGCCGTGGTGACCGGCCAAATCACCGATGCGGCAGTTAAGCAGTTTGCCGAAGGAATCGTCTTAAAAGACGGTACCCAATTAAAACCAGCGGAGTTAACCATCCTTAATTATTCCGCATTGGATGAACAAACTCTCGTTCACGTGAGCTTGAAGGAGGGTAAGTATCATCAAGTTCGGCGAATGTTTGGTAGTCTTGGTGAGCGGGTCGTTAGTCTAAAACGAATTAGTTTTGGCCCGCTTCGGTTAGATGACGGACTATTACCAGGAACCTACCGGGAACTAAATGACGAAGAAATCGAAAAATTAATTGCAGAATAA